From the Petrotoga miotherma DSM 10691 genome, one window contains:
- the hutH gene encoding histidine ammonia-lyase — protein sequence MKKVYIDGEHLSLEDVINVARHYYDVAIDNSAFENIENSRKVVEKFAEEEKVIYGVTTGFGELCNVFISNDKTEKLQKNLIRSHACGIENPLDIETVRAIMLLRANSLVKGFSGIRLSTIQTLIDMINKKVHPVIPEKGSLGASGDLAPLAHMVLPMMGEGEAYYDNKRLNGKEAMKLAGIDTINLVAKEGLALINGTQVMTAIGALSIYDSIELLKTADIISSLSFEALNGIIEAFDERVHNLRPHKGQIESAINLRRILEDSKMVSHQGVLRVQDAYSLRCIPQVHGASRDAVNYVQDVIVKEMNAATDNPLIFSKEEEAISAGNFHGQPIALGMDFLAIALSEIANISERRIERLVNPKLSGLPPFLIEESGLNSGFMLVQYSAASLVSENKVLAHPASVDSIPSSANQEDHVSMGTIAARKAKNILNNVQKVLAMEMFCACQAIDLRGNKGLGKGSKIVYDIVRDKIPKINEDRAMYEMIDKSEEILKSGIIVKEVEKEIGKLL from the coding sequence TTGAAAAAGGTCTATATAGACGGCGAACATCTGAGTTTGGAAGATGTGATTAATGTAGCTAGACATTATTACGACGTGGCTATAGATAACTCTGCTTTTGAGAACATTGAGAACTCCAGAAAAGTTGTAGAAAAGTTTGCAGAAGAGGAAAAAGTCATATATGGTGTGACTACTGGCTTTGGAGAACTCTGCAATGTTTTCATTTCGAACGATAAAACAGAGAAATTACAAAAGAATCTGATCAGAAGCCATGCATGTGGAATCGAGAATCCTTTGGATATAGAAACTGTTAGGGCGATTATGTTGCTTCGCGCAAATTCTTTGGTCAAAGGTTTTTCTGGAATAAGGTTATCCACCATTCAAACTTTGATCGATATGATAAACAAGAAGGTTCACCCGGTAATACCAGAAAAAGGGTCTTTAGGAGCAAGCGGTGATCTAGCTCCATTAGCCCATATGGTTTTACCGATGATGGGAGAAGGAGAAGCTTATTACGACAACAAGCGATTAAATGGAAAAGAAGCAATGAAATTGGCGGGAATAGATACGATAAATCTTGTTGCAAAGGAAGGCCTTGCTTTAATAAATGGAACACAAGTTATGACTGCTATAGGTGCATTATCAATATACGATAGCATAGAACTTTTAAAAACGGCAGATATAATTTCATCGTTGAGTTTTGAGGCATTGAACGGTATCATCGAGGCTTTTGATGAGAGGGTACACAATCTAAGACCTCATAAAGGGCAGATTGAGTCCGCTATCAATTTAAGGAGAATACTTGAAGATAGTAAAATGGTGTCTCATCAAGGGGTATTACGTGTTCAAGATGCCTATTCCTTGAGATGTATCCCGCAGGTTCACGGTGCTTCACGTGATGCAGTAAATTATGTGCAAGATGTCATTGTGAAAGAGATGAATGCAGCAACCGATAATCCTTTGATATTTTCAAAAGAAGAAGAAGCAATATCCGCAGGGAATTTTCACGGCCAACCAATTGCATTGGGCATGGACTTTTTGGCGATTGCTTTGTCTGAAATTGCAAATATATCAGAAAGACGAATAGAAAGGCTTGTTAATCCTAAATTGAGCGGGTTACCTCCTTTTTTGATAGAAGAAAGTGGCTTGAATTCTGGATTTATGCTTGTTCAATATTCAGCCGCGTCGTTGGTTTCAGAAAATAAAGTCTTAGCCCATCCTGCAAGTGTTGATTCAATTCCTTCTTCTGCAAACCAAGAAGATCACGTTTCTATGGGCACAATTGCAGCGAGAAAAGCGAAGAATATACTAAACAACGTCCAAAAAGTATTAGCTATGGAAATGTTCTGTGCTTGCCAAGCCATAGACCTACGAGGAAACAAAGGTTTAGGAAAAGGTTCAAAGATAGTTTATGATATAGTTAGAGATAAAATACCGAAGATAAACGAAGACAGAGCGATGTACGAAATGATAGATAAGAGTGAAGAAATCTTAAAATCTGGCATAATCGTTAAAGAAGTGGAAAAAGAAATTGGTAAATTACTTTAA
- a CDS encoding ABC transporter substrate-binding protein: MKKSLLVIFVSVLLVVAGFSQVAGIPREDTLIANVLTGRVGSPGIFNIFTTSWRTPDQGIQQLMLEPLWTMEPTRGEVINSLAVEGPIYNEDFTQMTVKLRKGCYWSDGVEITADDIVYAIETAMKYQGMSYHDQFRLHIDKVYKTNDYTVVFELKEPNARFHTNFVDRWGAWRPFPKHIFEKVEDPLSFDFNPPISSGPYVLKDYDAAGYWTLWEKREDWDRTPTGMLFGEPKPKYVLFYYYGEATNQVIAQANHNLDMADLTMEAFRALIQRNPYSRGYRIEYPWVVNTDPCMTGVIFNTEVYPYNIKDVRWALTLAIDIVDYIGIAFDGAAPMGALHLPPMPVYQEWYYKPLEEWLKNFTLDINVNGKPFKPYDPMATLRAAQYARERGYEVPNDIETLKEMFGPGWWKYAPDVAEQLLERNGFTRDKNGKWLLPDGTPWKINIIANANPSHPAHRNALAVAQQWRNFGIDVSVTPSEQDASIVALGNFEVSAQWPASEPWGGHPDLYRVFSSIHSKYYQPLGENAITNLGPAPGRWTDPRMDKVIEGMEKVDWGSEENIQLGIEGLKILVEEMPSVPTFGYPGVVGWDEYYWTNYPGAENPYMIPYHHWPNFKYMLPFLEPTGRE, encoded by the coding sequence ATGAAAAAGAGCTTATTGGTGATTTTTGTTTCCGTGTTACTTGTTGTTGCAGGATTTTCACAGGTAGCTGGGATTCCAAGGGAAGATACGCTCATTGCTAACGTTTTAACTGGAAGAGTAGGTTCCCCTGGTATTTTTAACATATTTACCACTAGCTGGAGAACTCCCGATCAAGGGATTCAGCAATTGATGCTGGAACCATTATGGACGATGGAACCCACCAGAGGAGAAGTTATTAATTCTCTTGCAGTAGAAGGTCCAATCTATAACGAAGACTTCACACAGATGACCGTTAAGTTAAGAAAAGGATGTTATTGGAGTGATGGTGTTGAAATTACTGCGGATGATATTGTATACGCTATCGAAACAGCTATGAAATACCAAGGAATGTCTTATCATGATCAGTTTAGGCTTCACATTGATAAAGTATACAAAACAAATGATTACACCGTAGTATTTGAATTGAAAGAACCTAACGCACGATTCCACACCAATTTTGTGGACAGATGGGGAGCATGGAGGCCTTTCCCAAAACATATTTTTGAAAAAGTAGAAGATCCCTTATCCTTTGATTTCAACCCTCCAATAAGCAGTGGGCCATATGTTCTAAAAGATTATGACGCTGCTGGTTATTGGACACTTTGGGAAAAAAGGGAAGACTGGGATAGGACCCCAACTGGGATGTTGTTCGGTGAACCAAAACCAAAATACGTACTTTTCTATTACTATGGAGAAGCTACAAACCAAGTAATTGCGCAGGCTAACCATAACTTAGACATGGCAGATTTAACAATGGAAGCATTCAGAGCACTCATTCAAAGAAATCCATATTCAAGAGGATACAGAATAGAATACCCGTGGGTAGTAAACACGGATCCTTGTATGACAGGTGTTATATTCAATACCGAAGTATATCCATACAACATAAAAGATGTAAGATGGGCATTAACTCTTGCAATTGATATAGTAGATTACATAGGGATAGCGTTTGATGGTGCTGCGCCTATGGGTGCACTTCACCTTCCTCCGATGCCAGTTTATCAAGAATGGTATTATAAACCATTAGAAGAATGGTTGAAGAATTTCACCTTAGACATAAACGTTAACGGGAAACCATTCAAACCGTACGATCCAATGGCGACATTAAGAGCAGCCCAATATGCGAGGGAAAGAGGATACGAGGTACCAAACGATATAGAAACGTTGAAAGAGATGTTTGGTCCAGGATGGTGGAAATATGCACCTGATGTAGCGGAACAGTTGTTAGAAAGGAATGGATTTACAAGAGATAAAAATGGCAAATGGTTGTTACCAGACGGTACGCCTTGGAAAATTAATATTATTGCCAATGCAAATCCTTCACATCCAGCGCATAGAAATGCACTTGCTGTAGCACAACAATGGAGAAACTTTGGTATAGATGTTTCAGTTACTCCTAGTGAACAAGATGCGAGTATAGTTGCGCTAGGCAACTTTGAGGTTAGTGCCCAATGGCCTGCATCTGAGCCATGGGGTGGGCATCCTGATTTGTATCGTGTTTTTTCGAGTATACACTCAAAATACTACCAACCTTTGGGAGAAAACGCTATTACTAATTTAGGCCCTGCACCAGGCAGATGGACGGATCCGAGAATGGATAAAGTTATAGAAGGAATGGAAAAGGTAGACTGGGGTAGTGAGGAAAACATACAATTAGGTATAGAAGGGTTGAAAATACTTGTAGAAGAAATGCCTTCAGTTCCAACTTTTGGATATCCTGGAGTAGTGGGATGGGATGAATATTACTGGAC